One Nostoc sp. UHCC 0302 DNA window includes the following coding sequences:
- a CDS encoding type II toxin-antitoxin system RelE/ParE family toxin: MSYQVEISKGALKQLKKLSPELQERIQLKIDDLAIEPRPDGVKKLKARDNSYRIRVGDYRVIYEIIDNILLIIIVEVGHRSNLYKEKK, from the coding sequence GTGAGTTATCAAGTTGAAATTTCCAAGGGTGCATTAAAACAACTTAAAAAATTATCGCCAGAACTTCAGGAACGTATACAACTAAAAATTGATGATTTAGCGATAGAACCCCGTCCAGACGGTGTTAAAAAACTAAAAGCTAGAGATAACAGTTATCGAATTAGAGTAGGTGATTATCGCGTTATATACGAGATAATCGATAATATTTTGTTGATAATTATTGTAGAAGTTGGACATCGTAGTAATCTTTATAAAGAGAAAAAGTAG